A DNA window from Haliovirga abyssi contains the following coding sequences:
- the trpC gene encoding indole-3-glycerol phosphate synthase TrpC: MILDEIINHKKIEIKKLKSENSLDNFINKIKLFESKFKENLSKKGISIISEVKKASPSKGIIREDFNYLKIAKEYEENGASAISVLTDKKFFQGDSKYLYDISKEVELPTLRKDFIIDEYQIYEAKYLGAHAILLIGEVLDYKTLIKFIELANRLKLGVLLEVHSEEVLKKALDTPAKIIGVNNRNLQTFNVDIYNVIKLREKIPMDRLVVAESGIKSREDIKLLEKNYIDAALIGETLMKSKNIGKKLLELLGR, from the coding sequence ATGATTCTAGATGAGATAATAAATCATAAAAAAATTGAAATTAAAAAATTGAAATCAGAAAATAGTTTAGATAATTTTATAAATAAAATTAAATTATTTGAATCTAAATTTAAAGAAAATTTATCTAAAAAAGGAATTTCAATAATTTCAGAAGTAAAAAAAGCCTCTCCATCAAAAGGGATTATAAGAGAGGATTTTAATTACTTGAAAATTGCTAAAGAATATGAAGAAAATGGGGCAAGTGCAATATCAGTATTAACTGATAAAAAGTTTTTTCAAGGAGATTCAAAATATCTATATGATATATCAAAAGAAGTGGAATTACCTACTTTACGAAAAGACTTCATCATTGATGAATACCAAATTTATGAAGCAAAATATTTAGGAGCGCATGCTATTTTATTAATAGGGGAAGTTTTAGACTATAAAACATTAATAAAATTTATAGAATTAGCTAACAGGTTAAAATTAGGTGTATTATTAGAAGTTCATTCGGAAGAGGTTTTAAAAAAAGCATTAGATACACCTGCAAAAATTATAGGTGTAAATAATAGAAATTTACAAACGTTTAATGTGGATATATATAACGTGATTAAGTTAAGAGAAAAAATTCCAATGGATAGATTAGTTGTAGCAGAAAGCGGAATAAAAAGTAGAGAAGATATTAAACTTTTAGAAAAAAATTACATTGATGCTGCTTTAATAGGAGAAACATTAATGAAATCTAAAAATATTGGAAAGAAACTATTAGAACTTTTAGGGAGATAA
- the nrdR gene encoding transcriptional regulator NrdR: MKCLYCNADNSKVIDSRIVSEGHAIRRRRECPKCGKRFTTYERVEEMVITVVKKNGTREDFDKNKVLRGLLRATEKRDISRDKLEELIIEIEKDIYNNLKGEIKSKKIGKLIMKNLRKLDEVAYVRFASVYNEFDSLENFIKEIDKIKKEG, encoded by the coding sequence ATGAAATGTTTATATTGTAATGCCGATAATAGTAAAGTAATTGATAGTAGAATAGTATCAGAAGGGCATGCAATAAGAAGAAGAAGAGAATGCCCAAAATGTGGAAAAAGATTTACAACATATGAAAGAGTAGAAGAAATGGTAATTACAGTTGTGAAAAAAAATGGAACAAGAGAAGATTTTGATAAAAATAAAGTTTTAAGAGGATTGTTAAGAGCAACTGAAAAAAGAGATATTAGTAGGGATAAATTAGAGGAATTAATTATAGAAATTGAAAAAGATATATATAATAATTTGAAAGGTGAAATAAAAAGCAAAAAAATTGGGAAGTTAATAATGAAAAATCTTAGAAAACTTGATGAAGTAGCTTATGTCAGATTTGCTTCTGTATATAATGAATTTGATAGTTTAGAAAATTTCATAAAAGAGATAGATAAAATAAAAAAAGAGGGTTAA
- a CDS encoding putative signal transducing protein: MFCELGKFNDNINLEILLSIFRSQEIKYYKSGENNSVLGIEIGSLGEVKLYVEKDKLDVAMKIVESWRKR, translated from the coding sequence ATGTTTTGTGAATTAGGAAAATTTAATGATAATATAAATCTAGAAATTTTATTATCAATTTTTAGAAGTCAAGAGATTAAATATTACAAAAGCGGAGAAAACAATTCTGTTTTGGGAATAGAAATTGGTTCTTTAGGAGAAGTAAAATTATATGTAGAAAAAGACAAACTAGATGTTGCTATGAAGATAGTAGAAAGTTGGAGGAAAAGATGA
- a CDS encoding PTS sugar transporter subunit IIA: MNIVKITDFMSEKLINLELKSNTKEEVLKELKELLNGSINILDADKCYEGLVAREKIGSTGIGKGVAIPHTKTDFVTKLTVGFGISREGIDFDSLDNEKTHMFFVFASPIKDSQTYLKVLARISRLIRNKEFRNRLLSANTPNEIIELINKEEE; encoded by the coding sequence ATGAATATAGTAAAAATAACAGACTTCATGTCAGAAAAATTAATCAACTTAGAGTTAAAATCAAATACAAAAGAAGAGGTATTGAAAGAATTAAAAGAATTATTAAATGGGTCAATAAATATTTTAGATGCAGACAAATGTTATGAAGGGTTAGTCGCAAGAGAAAAAATAGGAAGTACAGGAATAGGGAAAGGCGTTGCAATTCCACATACTAAAACTGATTTTGTAACTAAATTAACTGTTGGATTTGGGATAAGTAGAGAAGGGATAGATTTTGATTCTTTAGATAATGAAAAAACACATATGTTTTTTGTTTTTGCTTCACCAATAAAAGATAGTCAAACATATTTAAAAGTATTAGCTAGAATTTCTAGATTAATAAGAAATAAAGAATTTAGAAATAGATTATTAAGCGCAAATACTCCAAATGAAATCATAGAATTAATAAATAAAGAAGAAGAGTAA